In Canis lupus baileyi chromosome X, mCanLup2.hap1, whole genome shotgun sequence, one DNA window encodes the following:
- the NUP62CL gene encoding nucleoporin-62 C-terminal-like protein isoform X7, giving the protein MLFTSTSNASTSAAATGLSSTASTTTTTTVTTTTTTTTTSGFTLNLRSLTSAGINNIVPVGINSLPFTSTVNAIVTPVMTYGQLEGLINKWSLDLEDQEKYFLHQATQVNAWDRTLIENGEKITTLHGEVEKVKLDQQRLEQELDFILSQQKELEDLLTPLEEFVKDQSGSVYLQHADKVHGKTYRLAENIDAQLKRMAQDLKDIIEHLNTFGSPADTTDPLQQICKILNAHMDSLQWINQNSGMLQRKVEEVTQVFEDHRRTEQENHIRIAFD; this is encoded by the exons ctaCAGCATCAACAACGACTACTACCACTGTTACCACGACCACCACTACTACAACCACTAGTGGCTTTACCTTGAACCTAAGGTCACTGACATCAGCTGGGATTAATAACATTGTTCCAGTCGGTATTAATTCTCTACCTTTTACTTCGACTGTTAA tgcaattgtaacTCCTGTGATGACATATGGTCAGCTAGAGGGTCTGATAAACAAATGGAGTCTTGATTTAGAAGATCAAGAGAAGTACTTTCTTCACCAGGCCACTCAGGTCAATGCTTGGGACCGTACATTGATTGAGAATGGTGAGAAG attACTACTTTACATGGAGAAGTGGAAAAAGTGAAACTGGATCAACAGAG GCTGGAACAAGAATTAGATTTTATTCTGTCACAGCAGAAGGAACTAGAAGATCTCTTGACCCCTTTAGAGGAGTTTGTGAAGGACCAGAGTGGGTCTGTGTATCTGCAGCATGCAGATAAGGTGCATGGGAAGAC TTACAGATTAGCAGAAAATATAGATGCTCAGCTAAAACGAATGGCCCAAGATCTCAAGGACATTATTGAGCACCTGAATACATTTGGAAGTCCTGCTGACACTACTGACCCG cTCCAGCAGATCTGCAAAATTCTGAATGCTCATATGGACTCTCTACAGTGGATTAATCAGAATTCAG GCATGCTGCAAAGGAAAGTAGAAGAGGTAACACAGGTTTTCGAGGATCATCGTCGCACGGAGCAGGAAAACCATATCAGAATTGCCTTTGATTGA